A window of the Synechococcus sp. JA-3-3Ab genome harbors these coding sequences:
- a CDS encoding amino acid ABC transporter permease: protein MPSSLSSPLVEEKVLPPREKQSPLAWVRRNLFDSWLSTLLTLVSALVLAWAISLFWNWAFTQARWEVIPANLKIFASGTYPSSQLWRVWAVLGIVLATLGVAGGAWGGVLLHYLILLGAAMGLAAFLPLGTQSQGWLAVCSGVTFAAIALSRGRESWRLASIWVWALILPLCLELLLGNLGPNWPAVRAEQLSGLLLTLILAAAAMIIGFPIGVLLALGRANRALPVIRIFCTLVIELVRGVPLTTILFAAWLLVPFFLGGISVNLIIRAEVAFILFTAVYVAEDVRGGLQSIPLGQLEAARALGLNPFQVTALVILPQALRAAVPALVNEFLTLFKDTSLVFIVGLIDLLQAGRVVFTNPNWLGTQREVLFFIGLIYFICCFAMAYAAQQVEKALGLGKR from the coding sequence ATGCCCAGCAGTCTCTCCTCTCCCCTTGTAGAAGAAAAGGTACTCCCCCCCAGGGAGAAACAAAGTCCTCTGGCTTGGGTGCGCCGCAACCTGTTCGACTCCTGGCTGAGCACCTTGCTCACCTTGGTCTCCGCCTTGGTGTTGGCCTGGGCAATTTCCCTGTTCTGGAACTGGGCGTTCACCCAAGCCCGCTGGGAAGTGATCCCGGCCAACCTGAAAATCTTTGCCAGCGGCACCTACCCCAGCAGCCAACTGTGGCGGGTGTGGGCGGTGTTGGGAATTGTGCTGGCCACCCTAGGGGTAGCGGGGGGGGCTTGGGGCGGTGTGCTGCTGCACTACCTCATTCTCTTGGGAGCTGCTATGGGCTTAGCCGCGTTCCTGCCTTTGGGAACCCAGTCGCAGGGGTGGCTGGCGGTTTGCTCTGGCGTCACTTTTGCCGCTATTGCCCTCAGTCGCGGACGGGAATCCTGGCGGCTGGCTTCCATCTGGGTTTGGGCCCTGATCTTGCCCCTCTGTCTGGAGCTGCTGCTGGGCAACCTGGGCCCCAATTGGCCGGCAGTGCGGGCTGAGCAACTGTCTGGACTGCTGCTGACCTTGATCTTGGCGGCAGCCGCCATGATCATCGGCTTCCCCATTGGGGTGTTGCTGGCGTTGGGCCGGGCCAATCGGGCGTTGCCGGTAATCCGGATCTTCTGCACGCTGGTGATCGAGCTGGTGCGGGGGGTGCCTCTGACCACCATTCTGTTTGCCGCCTGGCTGTTGGTGCCCTTCTTTCTGGGGGGGATCAGCGTCAACCTGATCATCCGGGCGGAGGTGGCCTTCATCTTGTTTACAGCCGTGTACGTGGCCGAGGACGTGCGGGGCGGCCTGCAGTCGATCCCGCTGGGCCAGCTAGAAGCGGCACGGGCGCTGGGCTTGAACCCCTTTCAAGTGACCGCTTTGGTGATTTTGCCCCAGGCGTTGCGGGCAGCTGTTCCGGCGCTGGTGAACGAGTTCCTCACCCTCTTCAAAGACACGTCACTGGTGTTCATTGTCGGCCTCATCGACCTGCTGCAGGCGGGGCGCGTGGTGTTCACCAACCCCAACTGGCTAGGCACCCAGCGGGAAGTGCTGTTTTTTATCGGCCTAATCTACTTCATCTGCTGTTTTGCCATGGCCTATGCCGCCCAGCAGGTGGAAAAGGCGCTGGGCTTGGGCAAGCGCTAA
- a CDS encoding ABC transporter substrate-binding protein, with the protein MIGHNTSDATLAAAEVYQPAGLAMISSTSTSTRISMLGDAIFRTVPSDQVAGTQLARYALSTLRLQRVAIFYNPNSAYSTSLRDAFASTLTSEGGIVLAEFDLSASDFNPQASLQRAVGQGAQVAFLAPTASVAEKALAVARENAVAGKPLALLGGDVLFSLTTLQEGGAAVEGLVVAVPWHPQVPRNREFAQKAAQLWGGQVSWRTALAYDATRVFLQAFSQGATSRSAVLAALGDPNFRLPDGASGEVRFLPSGDRNAPHVLVRVEPGNRSGTGYDFVPLP; encoded by the coding sequence GTGATTGGCCATAACACCAGCGATGCCACCCTGGCTGCAGCCGAGGTTTATCAGCCTGCCGGCTTGGCGATGATCTCCTCCACCTCCACCAGCACTCGCATCAGCATGCTGGGGGATGCCATTTTTCGCACCGTGCCCTCGGATCAAGTGGCCGGCACACAACTGGCCCGTTATGCTCTCAGCACGTTGCGGCTGCAAAGGGTGGCCATCTTCTACAACCCCAACAGCGCTTACAGTACCAGCCTGCGGGACGCCTTTGCCTCCACCCTGACCAGCGAAGGGGGCATCGTGCTGGCGGAGTTCGACTTATCGGCGTCGGACTTCAACCCCCAGGCCAGCCTGCAAAGGGCCGTCGGCCAAGGAGCCCAGGTAGCTTTTTTAGCTCCCACGGCTTCCGTAGCCGAAAAAGCGCTGGCCGTAGCCCGCGAGAACGCTGTAGCTGGTAAGCCCCTTGCTCTTCTGGGCGGCGATGTGCTCTTCAGCCTCACCACATTGCAAGAAGGGGGAGCAGCGGTAGAGGGCTTGGTGGTGGCGGTACCCTGGCATCCCCAGGTGCCGCGCAACCGCGAGTTTGCCCAGAAGGCAGCCCAGCTCTGGGGAGGGCAGGTGAGCTGGCGCACCGCTCTGGCTTATGATGCCACCCGGGTTTTCTTGCAAGCTTTCAGCCAAGGAGCCACCAGCCGCAGCGCTGTTCTCGCCGCCCTGGGCGACCCGAACTTCCGCTTGCCGGACGGCGCTTCCGGAGAAGTGCGCTTCTTGCCCTCCGGCGACCGCAATGCTCCCCATGTGCTGGTGCGGGTTGAGCCCGGCAACCGCTCCGGTACCGGCTACGATTTTGTGCCTCTCCCCTAG
- a CDS encoding class I SAM-dependent methyltransferase produces MIKAVENYPLQDPLEQALWDWHRGEAKGSLLLHAYGLEGIPLAEEPQVVSPEVFFTQELPEVEAMALDLCRGRVLDIGAGTGRHSLLLQEEGLAVAALDRSPVALQIMAERGVCCRIAADLFHWAGPGEPFDTLLLLMNGVGLAGSLSGLERFLRLARHWVQPTGQLLLDSTDLSDASDLADLRNLPAEEGGRLENLEDPSGKLAAPAHLEAGGSEDWQEGSEAKAKVVNFVAEYNGQRGDPFPWLFVDPETLLQCAHANGWQGQIVYQEPEGAFLARLTPF; encoded by the coding sequence ATGATAAAGGCTGTCGAGAATTACCCACTTCAGGATCCCTTAGAGCAAGCCCTATGGGACTGGCACCGAGGAGAGGCCAAGGGATCCCTGCTCTTGCATGCCTACGGCCTGGAGGGGATCCCGTTGGCGGAAGAGCCCCAGGTGGTCTCCCCAGAGGTGTTCTTCACCCAGGAGCTGCCGGAGGTGGAGGCCATGGCTTTGGATCTATGCCGCGGTCGGGTGCTAGACATCGGCGCCGGCACGGGCCGCCACAGCCTGCTGCTGCAGGAGGAAGGATTGGCCGTGGCTGCCTTGGATCGCTCCCCTGTGGCTTTGCAGATTATGGCAGAGCGGGGGGTGTGTTGCCGCATTGCCGCCGATCTTTTCCACTGGGCGGGGCCAGGAGAGCCCTTCGATACCCTACTCCTGCTGATGAACGGCGTCGGCTTGGCGGGATCCCTGTCGGGCTTGGAGCGTTTTTTGCGCCTGGCTCGCCACTGGGTTCAGCCCACTGGCCAGTTGCTCCTGGATTCCACCGATTTGAGCGATGCCAGCGACCTCGCAGATCTGCGGAATCTGCCGGCAGAAGAGGGAGGGCGTTTAGAAAACTTGGAAGATCCCTCTGGCAAGCTGGCCGCTCCTGCCCACCTCGAAGCAGGTGGCTCAGAAGATTGGCAGGAAGGGAGCGAGGCAAAAGCCAAGGTAGTGAACTTTGTAGCCGAGTACAACGGCCAGCGGGGGGATCCCTTTCCCTGGCTATTTGTAGATCCGGAAACCCTGCTGCAGTGTGCCCACGCCAACGGCTGGCAGGGGCAGATTGTCTATCAAGAGCCGGAGGGGGCTTTTCTGGCACGCCTCACCCCCTTCTGA
- a CDS encoding HEPN domain-containing protein — translation MPVPYFKLKGCTYFHAQQAVEKSLKAVLFLQQIEFERTHDLVKLARLLANRGVTLPVTESQLRRLNPFAVAFRYDDLEITLASDDDLTSVVARMCHWAKEQISAATECEESDGPDYH, via the coding sequence ATACCTGTACCCTATTTTAAATTAAAAGGCTGTACTTATTTCCACGCCCAGCAGGCGGTGGAGAAATCGCTCAAGGCGGTCTTGTTCCTGCAACAGATCGAGTTCGAGCGCACACACGATCTGGTCAAGCTGGCGCGCCTGTTAGCGAATCGCGGCGTGACGCTGCCAGTCACGGAAAGCCAACTGCGCCGGCTGAACCCTTTTGCCGTCGCCTTCCGCTACGACGATTTGGAAATCACGCTCGCCTCTGACGATGATCTGACGAGCGTGGTTGCCCGGATGTGCCACTGGGCGAAGGAACAGATCAGCGCAGCAACAGAATGCGAGGAAAGCGATGGCCCGGACTACCATTGA
- a CDS encoding amino acid ABC transporter ATP-binding protein, translated as MQGSPHIRSSLSPQSAASADIIQCEDVHKWYGDFHVLKGITTRIRRGEVVVVCGPSGSGKSTFIRTLNRLEEHQRGRIVVNGIELTSDLRNIDAIRREVGMVFQQFNLFPHLTVLQNVTLGPIHVKKMKKSEAIERAMELLSRVGIAEQAEKYPGQLSGGQQQRVAIARALAMNPAVMLFDEPTSALDPEMIKEVLDVMRELARSGMTMVCVTHEMGFAREVADRIIFFDRGKIVEENTPQEFFSNPKEERSRLFLSQILSH; from the coding sequence ATGCAAGGATCCCCGCACATAAGGTCTTCACTCTCTCCGCAAAGTGCAGCCAGCGCTGACATTATCCAATGCGAAGATGTTCACAAATGGTACGGCGATTTCCACGTCCTCAAGGGCATTACCACCCGCATCCGCCGCGGAGAGGTGGTGGTGGTCTGTGGGCCTTCAGGCTCGGGCAAGTCAACGTTTATTCGCACGTTGAACCGCTTAGAAGAACACCAGAGAGGGCGCATTGTGGTAAATGGCATTGAGCTAACCAGCGACCTGCGCAACATCGATGCCATTCGCCGCGAGGTGGGCATGGTTTTTCAACAGTTCAACCTGTTTCCCCATCTCACGGTTTTGCAAAATGTAACCCTTGGCCCAATCCACGTGAAAAAGATGAAAAAAAGTGAGGCGATAGAGCGGGCTATGGAACTGCTAAGCCGCGTGGGGATCGCCGAGCAAGCAGAAAAATACCCGGGGCAACTTTCGGGGGGGCAGCAGCAGCGGGTGGCGATTGCCCGCGCCTTGGCCATGAATCCGGCGGTGATGCTCTTCGATGAGCCCACCTCGGCCTTGGATCCAGAGATGATCAAGGAGGTGCTGGACGTGATGCGGGAGTTGGCCCGCTCGGGGATGACCATGGTGTGTGTAACCCACGAGATGGGCTTTGCCCGCGAGGTGGCGGATCGGATTATCTTCTTCGACCGCGGCAAGATCGTGGAGGAAAACACCCCCCAAGAGTTTTTCAGCAATCCGAAAGAAGAGCGCTCCCGCCTGTTTTTATCCCAGATCCTTTCCCACTAG
- a CDS encoding amino acid ABC transporter permease — MVSTGQGSPILCCALNFCLPRMTSLSDQSHLRPPWWRNERILKVLLQVAFVVAVLLVFGILAQNLLASLRRLGISLGFRFLDNSANFGITEGLIPYDPSESYLKALAVGAVNTLWLSAVSIVLATAMGFVLGMARLSSNWLARQLATVVTEIFRNVPVLLIVIFWYQGVILTLPGVRNSLSIGGLVFINQRGVKLPGLDPSGWLVPALAIVIAAGWGIRKLLLVCRPELGSRQRNLWVAAGVVLLAVACWVLFPEPPVRLDVPVLERFNFRGGIQLSAEFTAMMLGLVTYTGCYIAEVVRGSFLAVPRGQWEAARAVGLSELQTFRLVIVPQALRIMIPSLNTQYLTLIKNSSLAIAVGFSDLFNISSTIINQSGRSVEMFAILMATYLTFNLVVSYGMNWLNARVKLVER; from the coding sequence TTGGTCAGTACCGGCCAGGGATCCCCTATTCTCTGCTGTGCTCTGAATTTTTGCTTGCCCCGCATGACTTCTCTGTCCGACCAGTCCCACCTTCGCCCCCCCTGGTGGCGGAATGAGCGCATCCTAAAAGTTCTGCTGCAGGTGGCCTTTGTCGTGGCCGTGCTGCTGGTGTTCGGGATCCTCGCCCAAAATCTCCTCGCCAGCCTGCGCCGCCTGGGCATCAGTTTGGGCTTTCGCTTTCTGGACAACTCCGCCAACTTTGGGATCACCGAGGGGCTGATCCCCTACGACCCCTCCGAGAGCTACCTGAAGGCTCTGGCGGTGGGAGCGGTGAACACCCTCTGGCTGTCGGCAGTCAGCATTGTGTTGGCGACGGCGATGGGCTTTGTCCTGGGGATGGCTCGCCTCTCCAGCAACTGGCTGGCCCGCCAGCTGGCCACCGTTGTTACCGAGATCTTTCGCAATGTCCCGGTGCTGCTGATCGTGATCTTCTGGTACCAGGGGGTGATCCTCACCCTGCCGGGGGTGCGCAACAGTCTCTCCATCGGTGGGCTTGTCTTTATCAACCAGCGGGGAGTGAAGCTGCCCGGGTTGGATCCCAGCGGCTGGCTGGTTCCCGCGCTGGCCATTGTAATCGCGGCTGGGTGGGGGATCCGCAAGCTGCTCCTAGTCTGCCGACCCGAGCTGGGATCCCGGCAGCGGAACCTGTGGGTGGCTGCGGGGGTGGTGCTGCTGGCGGTGGCCTGCTGGGTGCTCTTCCCAGAGCCGCCGGTGCGGCTGGATGTCCCGGTACTGGAGCGCTTTAACTTCCGGGGTGGGATCCAGCTTTCGGCGGAGTTTACCGCCATGATGCTGGGCTTGGTGACCTACACCGGCTGCTACATTGCCGAAGTGGTGCGGGGATCCTTTTTGGCGGTGCCGCGGGGGCAGTGGGAGGCGGCCCGGGCCGTCGGCCTGTCGGAGCTGCAAACCTTTCGCTTGGTGATTGTGCCCCAGGCCCTGCGGATCATGATCCCCTCCTTGAACACTCAGTATCTCACCTTGATTAAAAACTCCAGCTTGGCCATTGCCGTTGGCTTTTCCGATCTGTTCAACATCAGCAGCACCATCATCAACCAGTCGGGACGTTCGGTGGAGATGTTCGCCATCCTCATGGCCACCTACCTGACCTTTAACCTGGTGGTTTCCTACGGCATGAACTGGCTCAATGCCCGCGTCAAATTGGTGGAGCGCTAA
- the trpA gene encoding tryptophan synthase subunit alpha: protein MPTRITACFQALRSRGEKALIPYLTAGDPNLETTFEALQVLDQSGADLIELGVPYSDPLADGPVIQAAATRALSRGVTLGAILQGLRCLSLQAPLILFTYYNPIHQLGIPNFLHQLRQAGCAGLVVPDLPLEEAGSLRQAAQAEEIDLILLVAPTSPPERMRRIAQQSSGFVYLVSTTGVTGERATLEKRIPALLQQLRQQTPLPIGVGFGISTPDQARQIALWGADAAIVGSAFVQRLAKAPTPEEGLQQIAHFCRALKAALQEVTTPECYSLLRTQGVQ from the coding sequence ATGCCCACTCGGATCACAGCCTGCTTTCAGGCGCTGCGCAGCCGTGGTGAAAAAGCCCTCATCCCCTACCTCACCGCCGGGGATCCCAACCTGGAGACGACCTTCGAGGCTTTGCAGGTTCTGGATCAGAGTGGCGCCGATCTCATCGAGCTGGGGGTACCCTACTCGGATCCCTTGGCGGATGGGCCGGTGATCCAAGCAGCAGCCACCCGCGCCCTCAGTCGGGGAGTCACTTTGGGCGCCATTCTACAAGGCTTGCGCTGTCTCTCGCTGCAGGCCCCCCTGATCCTGTTCACCTACTACAACCCCATCCACCAGCTCGGCATCCCCAACTTTCTGCATCAACTGCGGCAGGCCGGCTGTGCCGGCTTGGTCGTCCCCGATCTGCCTCTGGAAGAGGCGGGATCCCTGCGACAAGCAGCCCAGGCCGAAGAGATCGACCTCATCCTGCTGGTGGCCCCCACCAGCCCCCCGGAGCGCATGCGCCGCATTGCCCAGCAGTCCAGTGGCTTTGTCTACTTGGTCAGCACCACCGGCGTTACCGGCGAACGGGCCACCCTGGAAAAGCGGATCCCGGCTTTGCTGCAGCAACTGCGCCAACAAACCCCCCTGCCGATTGGGGTGGGCTTCGGCATCTCCACTCCCGACCAGGCCCGCCAGATCGCTCTCTGGGGAGCAGATGCGGCGATTGTGGGCAGCGCATTTGTGCAACGGCTGGCCAAAGCCCCCACGCCTGAAGAAGGACTGCAACAAATAGCTCACTTTTGTCGAGCCCTCAAAGCGGCCCTGCAAGAGGTGACCACTCCAGAGTGTTACAGCCTGTTAAGGACTCAAGGGGTACAATAG
- a CDS encoding amino acid ABC transporter substrate-binding protein gives MNGLAPLAGALALSMGLQSLPAWAQLGPLTDRIKARGELICGVNNQLPGFGNLDDQGKYVGFDIDICRAVAAALFGDPDKVRYVYLTAANRQSAIQSGEVDMISRNTTWTLTRDREWAVTFGPTTYYDGQGFMVRKSLGVEKLEDLNGATICVIAGTTTELNLADTFRARGIAFTPVTFDGDDSSFNAYEEGRCDAITSDQSALISRRASLASPDDHVILPEVISKEPLGPLVPHGDESFSDIMNWTVYALFYAEEKGITSANVDEFLKSEDPDIRRFLGQEGNLGELLGLKPDWVVNVIKAVGNYGEIFNRHLTPLGVPRGLNQPYTKGGIQYAPPFR, from the coding sequence TTGAACGGATTGGCTCCCTTGGCCGGGGCACTGGCGTTGTCTATGGGCCTGCAGTCCCTTCCCGCTTGGGCGCAGCTGGGGCCGCTCACCGACCGCATCAAGGCTCGGGGCGAGTTGATCTGTGGGGTAAACAACCAACTGCCCGGATTCGGCAACCTGGATGACCAAGGCAAGTATGTGGGTTTTGATATCGACATCTGCCGGGCAGTAGCTGCCGCTCTCTTTGGAGATCCGGACAAGGTTCGATACGTCTACCTGACGGCGGCCAATCGCCAGTCTGCGATTCAGTCGGGCGAGGTCGATATGATTAGCCGCAACACCACCTGGACCCTCACCCGGGATCGCGAGTGGGCGGTGACCTTCGGCCCCACCACCTACTACGACGGCCAAGGATTTATGGTGCGGAAGTCGCTGGGGGTGGAAAAGCTGGAAGACCTGAACGGGGCCACCATCTGTGTGATTGCCGGCACCACCACTGAGCTGAACTTGGCGGATACCTTCCGCGCCCGTGGCATTGCCTTTACGCCAGTAACCTTCGACGGCGATGATTCCTCTTTCAACGCCTACGAAGAGGGCCGTTGCGATGCCATCACCAGCGACCAAAGCGCCCTCATCTCCCGCCGGGCCAGCTTGGCTTCTCCCGACGACCACGTGATCTTGCCGGAGGTGATCTCCAAAGAGCCCTTGGGGCCGCTGGTTCCCCACGGAGATGAGAGTTTCTCCGACATTATGAACTGGACGGTCTACGCCCTCTTCTATGCAGAAGAAAAGGGGATCACCAGCGCCAATGTGGACGAGTTCCTCAAGTCGGAGGATCCCGACATTCGCCGCTTCTTGGGCCAGGAAGGCAACCTGGGAGAGCTGCTGGGCCTGAAGCCGGATTGGGTGGTCAATGTCATCAAGGCGGTGGGCAACTACGGCGAGATCTTCAACCGCCACCTGACCCCCTTGGGCGTGCCGCGGGGCTTGAACCAGCCCTACACCAAAGGTGGGATCCAGTACGCGCCGCCTTTCCGCTAA
- a CDS encoding IS630-like element ISSoc15 family transposase (programmed frameshift): protein MPTHSLDLRQRVVAAYQAGNTSIRQVAKRFMVTKRTVHRWVRQYQQTQDLAPKKAGTKRVGILEQHRQEVMAIITEHPDFYLWQYQELLRERLGINVSIVTIHNFLKKQGMTPKKKTYRSAKVKEEEVQRERLAYSQEVKNIPAEDLIALDQTGVWEGMERGVSRSLRGQRAYHYRQRYKGEKYTVIGAISLRGVVGCRVIKGGMKKGDFLEFLRSELCPKLDTRKVVIMDNLNIHKSREVEELIRETGARILYLPVYAPELNPIEMMWSVLKHFIRQLCRIGKYSMEQIVKTSLLLINPSSFRSWFAKCCYCTP from the exons ATGCCGACTCATTCTTTGGATTTGCGGCAAAGAGTTGTAGCAGCCTATCAGGCAGGTAACACCTCCATCCGCCAGGTAGCTAAACGCTTCATGGTTACCAAAAGAACAGTACACCGCTGGGTGCGTCAGTACCAACAAACTCAAGATTTAGCTCCTAAGAAAGCAGGCACCAAGCGAGTGGGCATTTTGGAACAACATCGGCAGGAAGTGATGGCAATTATTACAGAACACCCAGACTTCTACCTGTGGCAGTATCAAGAACTGTTGCGCGAGCGCTTAGGAATCAATGTAAGCATCGTCACGATACATAATTTCTTGAAAAAGCAAGGAATGACTC CTAAAAAAAAGACCTACCGCAGTGCAAAAGTCAAAGAAGAGGAGGTGCAAAGGGAACGACTAGCTTATAGTCAAGAAGTCAAGAATATTCCAGCGGAGGATTTGATTGCCCTCGACCAGACAGGGGTCTGGGAGGGAATGGAGCGGGGAGTATCTCGGAGTTTACGTGGTCAACGGGCTTATCATTACCGTCAGAGATACAAGGGTGAAAAGTATACGGTTATTGGAGCTATTTCCTTGAGAGGTGTAGTTGGCTGTCGTGTCATCAAGGGTGGGATGAAGAAAGGAGACTTTTTGGAGTTTTTGAGAAGCGAGCTATGTCCGAAGCTAGATACGAGGAAGGTTGTGATTATGGACAATTTAAATATCCACAAGAGTCGGGAAGTTGAGGAATTGATTAGGGAGACAGGAGCACGAATCCTATACCTGCCTGTGTATGCGCCGGAGTTGAATCCCATTGAGATGATGTGGTCGGTATTGAAGCATTTTATTCGGCAGCTTTGCAGAATTGGGAAATATAGCATGGAGCAGATAGTGAAGACTTCTTTACTACTGATCAATCCATCCTCCTTCCGAAGTTGGTTTGCTAAGTGCTGCTATTGTACCCCTTGA
- a CDS encoding ABC transporter substrate-binding protein, whose protein sequence is MVAKSPPPIVYIALGLLLLWGGHRAWQAGYVRWPEGISLPPVSLPGLGGGAQDLLLTSGERTLFADSSPAAVAAAELLRQGNLSAAISVLEMGLQSNRNDPEARIFLNNARAQQQGSPLSLAVVVPISSNPNRAKETLRGVAQAQEELFQQGGIGGRLLRVVIADDGDNPERAAAVAKALVA, encoded by the coding sequence ATGGTTGCCAAGTCTCCACCACCCATTGTCTACATTGCCTTGGGGCTATTGCTACTCTGGGGCGGTCATCGTGCTTGGCAGGCGGGCTATGTTCGCTGGCCGGAAGGCATTTCTCTACCGCCAGTATCGCTGCCAGGGTTGGGGGGTGGAGCACAAGATCTGCTCCTGACCAGCGGCGAGCGCACCTTGTTTGCCGATAGCAGTCCCGCTGCCGTTGCCGCTGCAGAGCTGTTGCGCCAAGGTAACCTCAGCGCAGCCATCTCGGTGTTGGAAATGGGTCTGCAAAGCAACCGCAACGACCCGGAAGCTCGCATTTTCTTGAACAACGCCCGCGCCCAGCAGCAAGGCAGTCCCTTGAGCCTGGCGGTGGTGGTGCCCATCTCCAGCAACCCCAACCGCGCCAAAGAGACCCTGCGGGGGGTGGCGCAAGCTCAGGAGGAGCTTTTCCAACAGGGGGGAATCGGAGGACGGCTGCTGCGGGTAGTGATTGCCGACGATGGCGATAACCCTGAGCGAGCAGCAGCGGTGGCCAAAGCCCTGGTGGCGTAG